Proteins from a genomic interval of Hemicordylus capensis ecotype Gifberg chromosome 14, rHemCap1.1.pri, whole genome shotgun sequence:
- the RASGRP2 gene encoding RAS guanyl-releasing protein 2, whose translation MSETLDLEKGCTVDTFLHGCIEAFDDEGKVRDPQLVRMFLMMHPWYIPSSELAAKLLQIYQESRGPENSSLQVKTCHLVRYWISAFPAEFDLNPELAEQIKELKEVLGREGNRRHSNLIDIESVPTYKWKRQVTQRQPVAQKKRKTSLLFDHLESGELAEHLTHLEYHSFSKILFQDYHSFVMHGCTVDNPILERFITLFNSVSQWVQLMVLSKPTAQQRAQVITRFVMVAQRLLQLQNFNTLMAVVGGLGHSSISRLKETHSFVSPETTKVWESLTELLTSVGNYSRYRRRFAECVGFKFPILGVHLKDLVAVHVALPDWLDRAHTCVNGNKMQQLFSILSDLAMVQSIRPPFEANPDLLNLLMVSLDQYQTEEEIYQLSLQREPRNKSTPSSPTSSTPPPQPVVIEEWASVPKPKPDQAIVRKHIEKMVESVFRNFDVDGDGHISQEEFKIIRNNFPYLCKFGDLDENQDGCISREEMISYFMKSSMDLNGKMGFIHSFYETTFLRPVACRHCKGLILGLYKKGLKCRACSVSCHKQCRELLSVECRKRTKSVSLDGPASLPARSFSFSLPRPGRTSLRNTEIQEEEVQAVEDGVFDVRL comes from the exons ATGTCGGAGACGCTGGACCTGGAAAAGGGGTGCACGGTGGACACCTTTCTGCACGGCTGCATTGAGGCCTTTG ATGACGAGGGCAAAGTGCGGGACCCCCAGCTGGTCCGGATGTTCCTCATGATGCACCCCTGGTACATCCCTTCCTCGGAGCTGGCAGCCAAACTGCTGCAGAT TTACCAGGAGTCACGTGGGCCAGAAAACAGTTCCCTGCAGGTGAAAACGTGCCATCTGGTCAG GTACTGGATCTCTGCGTTCCCTGCGGAATTCGATTTGAACCCAGAACTGGCAGAGCAGATCAAGGAGCTGAAGGAAGTCTTGGGTCGGGAAGGGAATCGGCGGCACAGCAACCTGATTGACATAGAGAGCGT CCCGACTTATAAATGGAAGAGGCAAGTCACACAACGCCAACCCGTGGCACAGAAAAAGCGCAAGACCTCGCTGCTTTTTGACCACTTGGAGTCGGGGGAGCTGGCTGAACACCTCACCCACCTGGAATACCACTCCTTCAGCAAGATCCTG TTCCAGGACTACCACAGCTTCGTCATGCACGGCTGCACGGTGGACAATCCCATCCTGGAGCGGTTCATCACGCTCTTCAACAGCGTCTCCCAGTGGGTGCAGCTCATGGTGCTCAGCAAACCCACAGCTCAGCAGCGCGCCCAGGTGATCACCCGCTTTGTCATGGTGGCCCAG AGGCTGCTCCAGCTGCAGAATTTCAACACGCTGATGGCGGTGGTGGGAGGCCTTGGCCACAGCTCCATCTCCCGCCTCAAGGAGACACACAGCTTCGTGAGCCCGGAGACCACCAAG GTGTGGGAGTCGCTAACCGAATTGCTGACGTCTGTGGGGAACTACAGCCGTTACCGGCGGCGCTTCGCCGAGTGCGTGGGCTTCAAGTTCCCCATCCTGGGGGTCCACCTCAAGGACCTGGTGGCCGTGCATGTAGCCCTCCCTGACTGGCTGGACCGTGCGCACACCTGTGTGAATGGCAACAAGATGCAGCAGCTGTTCAGCATCCTCAGCGACCTGGCCATGGTGCAGAGTATCCGGCCGCCTTTCGAAGCCAATCCTGACCTCCTAAATCTGCTGATG GTCTCCCTGGATCAATACCAGACCGAAGAGGAGATCTACCAGCTCTCTCTGCAACGAGAACCCCGAAACAAATCCACG CCTTCCAGCCCGACCAGCTCCACGCCGCCCCCCCAGCCGGTTGTCATCGAGGAATGGGCATCGGTGCCGAAACCCAAGCCGGACCAGGCGATCGTGCGCAAGCACATTGAGAAGATGGTGGAG tCTGTCTTTCGGAACTTTGACGTGGATGGAGACGGGCACATTTCCCAGGAGGAGTTCAAGATCATCCGGAATAACTTCCCGTACCTCTGCAAATTTGGAGACCTGGACGAGAACCA GGACGGCTGCATCAGCCGGGAAGAGATGATCTCCTACTTCATGAAGTCCAGCATGGATCTGAACGGGAAGATGGGCTTCATCCACAGCTTCTACGAGACCACCTTCCTGCGCCCGGTGGCTTGCCGCCACTGCAAGGGCCTG atccTTGGACTCTACAAGAAAGGACTAAAATGCCGGG CCTGCAGCGTGAGCTGCCACAAGCAGTGCCGGGAGCTCCTCTCCGTCGAGTGTCGCAAACGGACCAAGAGTGTCAGCCTTGACGGACCAGCGTCTTTGCCTGCCCGGTCCTTCAGCTTCTCCCTGCCGCGCCCTGGGCGGACTTCCCTGCGGAACACAG AAATCCAGGAGGAAGAAGTGCAGGCGGTGGAGGACGGAGTCTTTGACGTCCGCTTATGA